The Mycolicibacterium monacense genome contains the following window.
GACACGTCGGTGGTCGCGCAGCTGAGCGGGCTGGTGCTGCCTGTGCCCGGCGGGCTGGCCGGCGACCTCATCGAGAGCCTCGACCACCCGATGACCGCGTCAAAGGAGGGGCTGCGCGACTTCGTCGAGGATCCGGCGGGCGGGTTGACCGGAATCGACGAGGCGATCCGGCGTTCCCTGTCCCCGCAACGCCCGCGACCGGTCAACCGGCTGGTCGACGTGCACCACCTCGCCGACACCGATCCGGACTGGGCCGGCGGCGACAACGAACGCATCACGCGGCTGGTGCGGACCGTCACCCCGCCCATCGCCCGGCCGGCGCTCGGACTGCTCTGTCTGGTCCCCGGACCGGTGGCGGCCGCGATGCGCACCGGCCTGGACACCCTCGTCAACCTGGTACCGAAAGGGAATTCGGCATGACCGAAACCGACCGATCGTCACCGACCCCCGCGCCGTGCGACGAACGGACCGGTTTTCTCCGGGAGGCACGCGGCGTCGTGATGAGCGTCGCCGCCCCGGCCGGTGAGTGGCCGGCGGTGATCCGTCGCCGCCGGATCATCGTCGCGATCTTCGTCGTGATCGGCTTCGGTCTGCTCGGCTACTCGCTGTCGATCCCGCCGGGGGACCCCGACTTCTACTGGTTCACCGCGGGACTCGCCGTCTTCTGGACCGCGGGCGCGTTCCTCTCCGGCCCACTTCACCTGGGCCGAATCTGTTATCGGAGTCGCAACCAGCGGCCGGTGATCACCGGCACCGTCGTCGGGTTGGCGCTCGGCGGTGCGTTCGTGGTGGCGGCCCTGGTGGCCCGGGAGATCCCTTTGATGGCCGAGTACGCCGTGCGGGTGCTCGAACACGCCAACCAGGGGGCGCTGTGGTTGGTCGTCGTGATCACCGTGGTCAACGGCCTGGCCGAGGAGCTGTTCTTCCGCGGCGCGCTGTACACCTCACTGGGCAACCGCTGGAACGGGTGGTGGGCGGTGCTCTGGTCGACGGCGGTGTACGTCGTGGTGACGGGTGTGAGCACGCAGAACTTCATGCTGGCCATCGCGGCGATCGTGCTCGGCACCGTGTGCGCGCTCGAACGCCGTGCGACCGGGGGAGTGCTCGCACCCATGCTCACCCACTTCTTCTGGGGCCTGGTCATGGTGCTCGCACTGCCCCCGATCTTCGGGGTCTGACCCCTCAACCGAGGGGATGGGCGATTTCGTCGCGCGGCATCCGCGCTGCCGTCACCGCAACCGCGGCGAGCAGCACCGGCGCGATACCCGCGACCATGAAGATGGTCTCCATCGACACGACCTTCGACAGCGGGCCGACGATCGCGAACGAAACCGGCATGAACGCCAGCGAGACGAAGAAGTCCAGACTGGAGACCCGGCCGAGCATGTCGGTCGGCACCCGGCGCTGCAGCAGCGTCCCCCAGATCACCATGCCGGCACCGTCGGTCACCCCGATCGCGAAGGTGGCCGCGGCCATCACCGGGAACGACGACGTCGTCCCGACGACGACGAGCGGGATCGAGCCCGCCCCCCACATCGTCATCATGACGGTGAGGTAGCGCCGCGGCATCCGCACCGACGAGACGGCAAGGGCGCCAAGCGCACTGCCGACGCCGAAGAACGCGAGGATGAATCCGTAGGCGCGTGCGCCGTCGGCGAAGCGCTGCTGGGCGATGAACGGCAGCAGCACCTCGATCGGTCCGAGCACGACGAGGACGAACATGCTGGCGAACAGCAGCGTCGACAGCAGCCACGGGGTGCGGAGCACGAACCGGAAACCGTCGCGCAGGTCGTGCAGGACACGTGTGCTCGCGGCCTTCGGCCTGGCGTGCGCCGGGCGCGTCGCGACCAACAGGAGCAGGCCGAGCCCGAACAGGGCGGCGACCACGAGTGCCCCGACCGAGGGCAGCGTGGCGCCGACCACCATGCCGGCGACCGCGGGTCCCACCGACCGCTGGAACACCGGCCGCACCACACCCTCGACGCCGTTGGCGGCGAGCAGCGCTTCGGCGGGCAGGATGCGCGGGAGGATCGCGCTGTAGGCGGGGAAGAAGAACGCGGCGGCGATGCCGAGGACCCCGGCGGCGACGGCCAGATGCCAAATGCGAAGGGCGTCAATCAATCCCAGTGTGGCGACGATGCCGACGGTCAGGAAGTTCACCGCTTCGACGACGATGATGATGGCGCGCTGGCTGAAGCGGTCGGCGGCCAGCCCGCCGACGAGGACGAACGCCACCAAGCCGGCGCCGAGGCAGGTGGCGACCAGCGACAGCGCGGCGGGGTCGTTGTCGAGGGCGATGACCTGCAGCGCCATCACGACCGTCCACATGCCCTCGGCGAAGATCGACAGCGAGACCGCCGCCATCAACAGCCGGTACTCGCGGACGGCGAACGGGGCGAGCACGCGCCATCGACCGGCGCCACGCGCTGGCTTCTGGTCGAGGGTCGGCGTACTCATCTCTCGATGGTCGTCGACGGAGTCGGCCTCAGTCCAACGATTTTCGGGTCAGAAGAGGTCGTCGAGGGACGGCAGCCTGCCGGCGAGTTTGGTGATCGCCCACTGGTTCAGCGACACGCCCTGTTCGGCTGCTTCGACCGAGAGACGGCTGTGCAGATCCGGCGAGGCGCTCGGCGACGCTGTCGCTGATTTCGCGCTCGAGGTTTTCGACGGCATGTGCCGGGGTGGGGGCGTGGCAGAAGTGGCCGGGGAATTCCAGACACCGAGCCTCGTATTCGCCACGGCGCGGGGACCATTCGGCGCGATAGGTGTAGGAGGGCATGGGCCGATCATGGCGCGAGG
Protein-coding sequences here:
- a CDS encoding CPBP family intramembrane glutamic endopeptidase, with product MTETDRSSPTPAPCDERTGFLREARGVVMSVAAPAGEWPAVIRRRRIIVAIFVVIGFGLLGYSLSIPPGDPDFYWFTAGLAVFWTAGAFLSGPLHLGRICYRSRNQRPVITGTVVGLALGGAFVVAALVAREIPLMAEYAVRVLEHANQGALWLVVVITVVNGLAEELFFRGALYTSLGNRWNGWWAVLWSTAVYVVVTGVSTQNFMLAIAAIVLGTVCALERRATGGVLAPMLTHFFWGLVMVLALPPIFGV
- the tet(V) gene encoding tetracycline efflux MFS transporter Tet(V), which produces MSTPTLDQKPARGAGRWRVLAPFAVREYRLLMAAVSLSIFAEGMWTVVMALQVIALDNDPAALSLVATCLGAGLVAFVLVGGLAADRFSQRAIIIVVEAVNFLTVGIVATLGLIDALRIWHLAVAAGVLGIAAAFFFPAYSAILPRILPAEALLAANGVEGVVRPVFQRSVGPAVAGMVVGATLPSVGALVVAALFGLGLLLLVATRPAHARPKAASTRVLHDLRDGFRFVLRTPWLLSTLLFASMFVLVVLGPIEVLLPFIAQQRFADGARAYGFILAFFGVGSALGALAVSSVRMPRRYLTVMMTMWGAGSIPLVVVGTTSSFPVMAAATFAIGVTDGAGMVIWGTLLQRRVPTDMLGRVSSLDFFVSLAFMPVSFAIVGPLSKVVSMETIFMVAGIAPVLLAAVAVTAARMPRDEIAHPLG
- a CDS encoding toxin-antitoxin system HicB family antitoxin, which encodes MPSKTSSAKSATASPSASPDLHSRLSVEAAEQGVSLNQWAITKLAGRLPSLDDLF